Proteins found in one Exiguobacterium sp. 9-2 genomic segment:
- a CDS encoding TIGR01457 family HAD-type hydrolase, which yields MKAKGYLFDLDGTMYNGTEPVKEAVDFVNRLQAEGIPYLFVTNNASMTAEAVAEKLRGMGVHSDAKHVLTSAMATGRYIADLSPKARVYAIGETGLIDALEREGLDVVATEAADYVVIGLDRQITYEKLAVGALAIRAGARFISTNGDIAIPTERGFLPGNGALTSVLRVTTEKEPFFIGKPEPVMVDIATEMIGLSKEDVIMVGDNYHTDILFGINGGIRTMHVNSGVHTPVFIQGQDRQPTYMVDTLAEWIL from the coding sequence ATGAAGGCAAAAGGCTATTTATTTGATTTAGATGGAACGATGTATAACGGAACGGAACCGGTAAAAGAAGCGGTCGATTTCGTCAATCGTCTGCAAGCAGAGGGCATTCCGTACTTGTTCGTGACGAATAACGCGTCGATGACGGCAGAAGCCGTGGCAGAGAAACTACGCGGGATGGGTGTTCATTCCGATGCGAAACACGTTTTGACGAGTGCGATGGCGACTGGTCGTTATATTGCTGACCTGTCACCAAAAGCGCGCGTCTATGCGATCGGAGAAACAGGACTGATCGACGCGCTTGAACGAGAAGGGTTAGACGTCGTCGCAACCGAAGCGGCAGATTACGTCGTCATCGGTCTCGATCGTCAAATCACGTACGAAAAACTCGCTGTTGGTGCACTTGCGATTCGTGCCGGTGCCCGGTTTATTTCAACGAACGGTGATATCGCGATTCCGACCGAACGTGGTTTCCTGCCAGGTAATGGTGCTTTGACGTCCGTCCTGCGCGTGACGACGGAGAAGGAACCGTTCTTCATCGGTAAACCAGAACCAGTCATGGTCGATATCGCGACAGAAATGATTGGTCTGTCAAAAGAAGACGTCATCATGGTCGGAGACAACTACCATACGGACATTCTTTTCGGGATCAATGGAGGTATCCGGACGATGCACGTCAATTCTGGCGTCCATACACCAGTCTTCATTCAAGGGCAGGATCGTCAACCGACATACATGGTTGATACGTTAGCTGAATGGATTCTATGA
- a CDS encoding DUF86 domain-containing protein — MYFVNRQKIEETVVCYETALRQSKEVTGDPVTTALAMERIGFLVIESVIDIGNSMIDGFIMRDPGSYEDIILILEDEKVIDGPLATSLKKLVALRTLIVRSFTQSSMAEIRAILETEEAELRRFPEAIRRYIETELGPVSAFLPNEE; from the coding sequence ATGTATTTCGTCAATCGTCAAAAAATCGAAGAGACGGTCGTCTGTTATGAGACAGCACTTCGACAAAGTAAGGAAGTTACGGGGGATCCGGTAACGACGGCACTGGCTATGGAGCGGATCGGTTTTTTAGTCATCGAGAGTGTCATCGATATCGGAAACAGTATGATTGATGGATTCATCATGCGGGATCCGGGAAGTTATGAAGATATCATCCTCATCCTAGAAGATGAGAAGGTGATTGATGGACCGCTTGCGACGAGTCTAAAAAAGCTCGTTGCGTTACGTACGTTGATCGTCCGGTCATTCACACAGTCGAGTATGGCGGAGATTCGGGCTATACTTGAGACAGAGGAAGCAGAACTACGTCGTTTTCCGGAAGCGATTCGCCGGTATATCGAGACAGAACTCGGACCGGTGTCTGCATTTTTACCAAACGAGGAGTGA
- the glpX gene encoding class II fructose-bisphosphatase, whose protein sequence is MERELALEIVRATEAAALASAQWIGRGKKNEADDAATTAMREVLNTVNMNGTVVIGEGELDEAPMLFIGERVGTANGPIVDIAVDPLEGTNIVAKGLGNAMVVIAVADQGALLHAPDMYMDKLTVGPNLKGHVSLDDPLEVIIEKAAQYNNKRIEDVTVIMQDRPRHDHFREAAMRMGARVRLFEDGDVSAGIAPLSPTTGIDIFIGTGGAPEGVITAAAVKAMGGDMQARLHPLNEEETARVIRMGLADPLQLLTLDDLIKSDDCIFAATGVTTGEMLDGVKFLTDDIVETTSLVMRSKTRTIRKVIAEHSLSRKPYLQKVPQTL, encoded by the coding sequence ATGGAACGGGAACTCGCACTGGAAATCGTACGCGCTACGGAAGCAGCAGCACTAGCTTCTGCTCAATGGATTGGTCGCGGTAAGAAAAATGAAGCGGATGACGCAGCAACGACTGCGATGCGCGAAGTCTTGAACACGGTCAACATGAACGGAACAGTCGTCATCGGTGAAGGTGAACTTGACGAAGCACCAATGCTCTTCATCGGTGAACGTGTCGGAACAGCGAACGGTCCAATCGTTGATATCGCCGTCGATCCGCTCGAAGGTACGAACATCGTCGCTAAAGGACTTGGCAATGCGATGGTCGTCATCGCCGTCGCCGATCAAGGCGCCCTGCTCCACGCACCCGATATGTATATGGATAAATTAACAGTCGGACCGAACTTGAAAGGGCACGTCTCACTCGACGACCCGCTTGAAGTCATCATCGAAAAGGCAGCACAATATAACAATAAACGGATCGAGGACGTCACGGTCATCATGCAGGACCGTCCACGTCATGATCACTTCCGCGAAGCAGCGATGCGGATGGGCGCACGCGTCCGTCTGTTTGAAGACGGTGATGTCTCAGCTGGAATCGCACCACTTTCTCCTACGACAGGAATTGATATCTTCATCGGAACAGGCGGTGCGCCTGAAGGTGTCATCACGGCTGCTGCCGTCAAAGCGATGGGTGGCGATATGCAAGCACGCTTACATCCATTGAACGAAGAAGAAACAGCTCGCGTCATCCGAATGGGTCTAGCGGATCCACTTCAACTCTTAACGCTCGACGACCTGATCAAAAGCGACGACTGCATCTTCGCAGCAACAGGCGTCACGACAGGCGAAATGCTCGATGGCGTGAAGTTCTTGACGGATGATATCGTTGAAACGACATCTCTCGTCATGCGTTCGAAAACACGGACAATCCGAAAAGTGATCGCCGAGCATAGCTTATCGCGTAAACCATACTTGCAAAAAGTCCCCCAAACCCTTTAA
- a CDS encoding DUF3055 domain-containing protein gives MMEERDFLYDDVEQTKTRFVSWIGEASRFDLAITHSEHFYGKILVLNLLSNRYAIIGADDFDEPGYIATAFDVEDDAATELEMYLRAYIGL, from the coding sequence ATGATGGAAGAACGTGATTTTTTATACGATGATGTCGAACAAACAAAGACACGCTTCGTCAGTTGGATTGGGGAAGCAAGTCGCTTTGATCTCGCCATCACGCATTCGGAACATTTTTACGGTAAGATTCTCGTCTTGAATCTCTTATCGAATCGGTATGCAATCATCGGCGCGGATGATTTCGATGAACCCGGCTACATCGCAACGGCGTTTGACGTCGAAGACGATGCGGCAACGGAACTCGAAATGTATCTTCGCGCTTATATCGGTCTATGA
- a CDS encoding general stress protein yields the protein MRIVGIYSSVPEVVSAVHDLRVAGVVSTDLKVLAHDKYDLEQIEELADLNNQQTSTRLSQEDHRNLWQEIKSIFKKDESVSHGDAIHGSGLTKEDVDRANHAVESGQFVLLVGDEADQHSERRAHDESDNTNVFSGPNTLNERNDRLL from the coding sequence ATGCGAATCGTTGGAATTTACTCATCCGTACCAGAAGTCGTCAGTGCCGTGCACGATCTCCGTGTTGCGGGTGTCGTCTCGACTGATTTAAAAGTCTTAGCACACGACAAATACGATCTCGAACAAATCGAGGAATTGGCGGATCTAAACAACCAACAGACATCCACGCGTCTATCGCAGGAAGATCATCGTAATCTATGGCAGGAAATCAAGAGTATCTTCAAAAAAGATGAATCGGTCTCTCATGGAGATGCCATCCACGGAAGTGGCTTGACGAAGGAAGACGTCGATCGTGCGAATCATGCAGTCGAAAGTGGTCAGTTCGTGTTACTTGTCGGTGATGAAGCGGATCAGCATTCAGAGCGCCGTGCTCATGACGAGTCAGATAATACGAATGTCTTTAGCGGACCGAACACACTAAATGAACGAAACGATCGTCTCTTATAA
- a CDS encoding YutD family protein — protein MIQVNRERYEVVEEKREGFNEEAFIGRFSDVLEKYDYIVGDWGHGQLRLRGFYEDQHEKATFDTKISHVADYLYEYCNFGCAYFIVKKVGLVEGEEAPPRFDGSSSNTLKLKRKFAPAPDKTEGE, from the coding sequence ATGATACAAGTCAATCGGGAACGTTATGAAGTCGTCGAAGAGAAACGGGAAGGCTTTAATGAAGAAGCCTTCATCGGTCGTTTCAGCGATGTCCTTGAAAAATATGATTATATCGTGGGCGACTGGGGGCACGGTCAATTACGACTACGTGGCTTCTATGAGGATCAACACGAGAAAGCGACATTCGATACGAAGATTTCGCATGTGGCTGATTATCTCTACGAATACTGTAACTTCGGATGTGCCTATTTCATCGTCAAGAAGGTCGGATTGGTAGAAGGAGAAGAAGCACCACCTCGCTTCGACGGTTCTTCATCCAATACGTTGAAGTTGAAACGGAAGTTCGCACCTGCACCAGACAAGACGGAAGGCGAGTAA
- the lipA gene encoding lipoyl synthase: MGRGEIQRKPEWLKIKLNTNETYTELKSMMREKKLHTVCEEAKCPNIHECWAVRRTATFMILGSICTRACRFCAVTTGRPNELDLEEPKRVAESVRLMNLKHAVITAVARDDLNDFGAGVYAETVREVRRMNPETSIEVLPSDMGGNFEALKTLIDAQPDIMNHNIETVRRLTPTVRAKATYDRTLEFLRRSKELAPEIPTKSSLMLGLGETWEEILETMDDLRANNVDIMTIGQYLQPTKKHLDVIKYYTPQEFAELKQIALGKGFSHCEAGPLVRSSYHADEQVNAAKKNKTALPID; encoded by the coding sequence ATGGGACGCGGAGAAATCCAACGTAAACCGGAATGGTTGAAAATCAAGCTGAATACGAATGAGACCTACACAGAATTAAAGAGTATGATGCGCGAGAAAAAGCTACATACTGTCTGTGAGGAAGCAAAGTGTCCGAATATCCACGAGTGTTGGGCGGTACGCCGGACGGCGACGTTCATGATCCTCGGAAGTATCTGTACACGTGCGTGCCGTTTTTGCGCCGTGACGACAGGACGTCCGAACGAACTCGATCTCGAAGAACCAAAACGTGTCGCGGAATCGGTCCGTTTGATGAACCTGAAGCACGCGGTCATCACAGCGGTCGCACGCGATGATCTGAATGATTTCGGAGCAGGCGTTTACGCTGAGACGGTTCGTGAAGTTCGTCGGATGAACCCGGAGACATCAATCGAAGTCTTACCTTCAGACATGGGTGGGAATTTCGAAGCTCTGAAAACATTGATTGACGCACAACCAGACATTATGAACCATAACATCGAGACGGTTCGCCGTCTGACACCAACTGTTCGTGCAAAAGCCACATACGACCGGACGCTTGAATTCCTTCGTCGTTCGAAGGAGCTCGCACCTGAAATTCCAACGAAGTCGAGCTTGATGCTTGGTCTTGGTGAGACATGGGAAGAGATTCTCGAAACGATGGATGATCTTCGCGCAAACAACGTCGACATCATGACGATCGGTCAGTATCTCCAACCGACGAAAAAGCACCTCGACGTCATCAAGTACTATACACCGCAAGAATTCGCTGAACTGAAACAGATTGCGCTTGGTAAAGGCTTCTCACACTGTGAAGCTGGTCCACTCGTTCGTTCATCGTATCATGCAGATGAGCAAGTCAACGCAGCGAAAAAGAATAAAACAGCACTTCCGATCGACTAA
- a CDS encoding bifunctional metallophosphatase/5'-nucleotidase, translated as MKLHIIHYNDLHSHFDMWPRYMSFVKEHRTYDSLVFDLGDHADRVDPATEATKGKINTHLLNALMPTAVTIGNNEGITFPHDWLADLYTEADFPVLVSNLEAPFAKQGVIHELPTGKVGVFGLTAPYIELYGLLGWTIEEPFDVAAREIERLRQEVDVLICLSHLGFYQDEELAMRFPELDLIIGAHTHHVLDDGVVKNGVLITQAGKHGQYAGEIYMNTDTGEKEAVLHSLHDYVEDEVTAKLLDREQYLAEQQMKEPIGETAGLANDWFSESPFSQLLVETMRDWCEADIACVPAGILLGSLPPGPVSAFDLHRLCPHPINPCKVTMTGMELQTFLDEVNKEQFEHLKVRGLGFRGKLMGRMHYAGLADHQPLELTRDYSVVLPDMFTFGPLFPAIKEMPKEYFMPELLRDLLFERLSEKSEYNELHVRKP; from the coding sequence ATGAAGTTACACATCATTCACTATAATGATTTGCACTCACACTTCGACATGTGGCCTCGCTACATGTCATTCGTCAAGGAACACCGGACGTATGATTCGCTTGTTTTTGATTTAGGCGATCATGCTGACCGTGTCGATCCAGCGACGGAAGCGACAAAAGGAAAAATTAATACGCATTTATTGAACGCGTTGATGCCGACTGCTGTGACGATCGGAAACAATGAAGGGATTACGTTTCCGCACGACTGGTTAGCAGACCTCTATACGGAAGCAGACTTTCCAGTCCTTGTCTCGAATTTAGAAGCACCATTCGCCAAGCAAGGTGTCATTCATGAGTTACCGACGGGAAAAGTCGGTGTTTTTGGTCTGACGGCACCTTATATTGAACTATACGGATTACTCGGTTGGACGATCGAAGAACCATTTGACGTCGCGGCGCGCGAGATCGAACGTTTGCGCCAGGAAGTCGACGTCCTGATTTGTTTAAGTCACCTCGGATTTTATCAGGATGAAGAACTTGCGATGCGCTTTCCAGAACTTGATTTAATCATCGGTGCGCATACGCATCATGTCCTCGATGATGGTGTCGTCAAGAACGGTGTCTTAATCACGCAAGCCGGAAAACACGGTCAGTATGCAGGTGAGATTTATATGAATACGGATACGGGTGAGAAAGAAGCAGTACTTCATTCCCTACACGATTACGTTGAGGATGAGGTAACAGCGAAATTACTCGATCGAGAACAATATCTGGCGGAACAACAGATGAAGGAACCGATTGGCGAGACAGCGGGTCTAGCCAATGATTGGTTCAGTGAGTCGCCGTTTTCACAGTTGCTCGTCGAGACGATGCGCGACTGGTGTGAGGCAGATATCGCTTGTGTACCAGCCGGTATTCTGCTCGGGTCGCTTCCACCAGGCCCCGTCTCTGCCTTTGATTTACATCGACTCTGTCCACATCCGATCAATCCTTGTAAAGTCACGATGACAGGAATGGAATTACAAACATTCCTCGATGAAGTCAACAAAGAACAGTTCGAGCACTTAAAGGTTCGTGGTCTTGGATTCCGAGGAAAGCTGATGGGACGGATGCATTATGCTGGTTTGGCGGATCATCAACCGCTTGAGCTAACACGCGATTATTCTGTCGTCTTGCCGGATATGTTTACGTTCGGTCCATTATTCCCGGCCATCAAAGAGATGCCAAAAGAATATTTCATGCCTGAATTGTTGCGTGATTTGTTGTTTGAACGCTTATCGGAGAAGTCGGAATATAATGAATTGCATGTTCGCAAACCCTGA
- a CDS encoding DUF72 domain-containing protein, with translation MIYIGVTGWGDHDSLYLTPQDRKEKLAAYARHFPAVEVDSTFYAIQPERNYEKWVSETPDGFRFIVKVHRAMSGHDRENKDPLGPIFEQYITSIEPMRKSGKIAAILVQLPPWFDVSKLHLEYLQTIRKSLAGLPVAIEFRNPSWYSEAYRERTLRFLKEHQFIHTICDEPQTEDGSVPFVPVVTQETAFIRLHGRNKAGWLKKPGQSSDDWRKVRCLYRYSEDELQELASHVRDVAAEAKDVYVFFNNNSAGDAAPNAKRLIEILDLDYELAPRQISLF, from the coding sequence ATGATATATATCGGTGTCACGGGCTGGGGAGATCATGATAGTCTCTACTTGACCCCGCAAGATCGAAAAGAAAAACTAGCTGCCTATGCTAGGCATTTTCCAGCAGTTGAGGTCGACTCGACGTTCTATGCGATTCAACCAGAACGAAACTATGAGAAATGGGTATCTGAGACACCGGACGGTTTCCGCTTCATCGTTAAGGTCCACCGCGCGATGAGTGGGCACGACCGGGAAAATAAAGATCCGCTCGGACCAATTTTTGAACAATATATCACGTCGATTGAACCGATGCGTAAGAGTGGAAAAATTGCGGCAATCCTTGTCCAACTTCCACCATGGTTCGATGTCAGTAAATTGCACTTGGAATACTTGCAAACGATCCGAAAATCGCTTGCTGGACTGCCAGTCGCGATCGAATTCCGAAATCCATCGTGGTACTCGGAAGCCTATCGTGAGCGGACGCTCCGTTTTTTGAAGGAACATCAGTTCATCCATACGATTTGTGATGAACCGCAGACGGAAGACGGTTCCGTACCATTCGTACCTGTCGTGACGCAGGAGACGGCATTCATTCGATTACATGGACGAAACAAGGCCGGTTGGTTAAAGAAACCGGGTCAAAGTAGTGACGATTGGCGAAAAGTCCGCTGTCTCTATCGTTACTCAGAAGATGAGCTACAGGAACTTGCAAGTCACGTCCGCGACGTTGCAGCGGAAGCAAAGGATGTCTATGTCTTTTTCAATAACAACTCAGCAGGAGATGCTGCCCCGAATGCGAAACGATTAATCGAAATTCTTGATCTCGACTATGAACTCGCGCCGCGACAAATCTCTTTGTTTTAA
- a CDS encoding acyltransferase has protein sequence MKFYQEIPVIRSIAAILVVAVHVIAGLYYSQGEFTNEAIGYINQFARIGTPIFAIISAFLLMSMVQRKGFNLGTFVKSRFSKIFIPYLIWSTVYLVYRFHVEDSLKPGVPLSEYFLYGTANFHLYFILTVLQFYVVFPFLVRFKKGTMLLVATVVAMGVNYFWLTSGSLTTNNDFLNQVVNSRSFLLNWIAYFMMGITYAVYYEEIQQILKRHRTILLLISGLILVDIWVSIDLNRIYTSTNLANLVYIPFVLVVLNYAFQYVQRDTTAMRLFQTIGTHSMGIYLIHPLVIRGIGRTDLFAYFDSASMFVCAMIVTLAASISVSYVISLLPYGNYIVPVPKRRAPAPKIVEAQTSAS, from the coding sequence ATGAAATTTTATCAGGAAATTCCAGTCATTCGATCGATTGCGGCAATTTTGGTCGTCGCTGTCCATGTCATCGCTGGTCTCTATTATTCTCAAGGAGAATTTACAAACGAGGCAATCGGTTATATCAACCAGTTTGCTCGAATCGGTACGCCGATTTTTGCCATCATCAGTGCTTTTCTATTGATGTCGATGGTCCAGCGCAAAGGATTTAATCTTGGAACATTCGTTAAATCGCGTTTTTCTAAAATTTTCATCCCTTATCTGATTTGGAGTACCGTCTATCTCGTGTATCGTTTTCATGTAGAAGATAGTTTGAAGCCGGGTGTGCCGTTATCGGAGTACTTCCTTTATGGAACGGCGAACTTCCATTTGTACTTCATTTTGACTGTGCTTCAGTTTTATGTCGTCTTTCCATTTCTCGTAAGATTCAAGAAAGGAACCATGCTACTTGTTGCAACTGTGGTTGCGATGGGCGTCAACTATTTCTGGCTGACGTCAGGAAGCTTAACGACGAATAATGACTTCCTCAATCAAGTCGTCAACAGTCGCTCTTTCTTACTCAACTGGATCGCGTATTTCATGATGGGAATTACATACGCTGTTTATTATGAAGAAATACAACAGATTCTAAAACGTCACCGGACGATCTTGTTGCTCATCAGTGGATTGATTTTGGTTGATATTTGGGTCAGTATTGATTTGAACCGAATTTATACTTCGACGAATCTTGCGAACCTCGTGTATATCCCGTTCGTTCTTGTCGTTTTGAATTATGCTTTTCAATATGTGCAGAGAGATACGACAGCAATGCGACTCTTTCAAACGATTGGAACACATTCGATGGGGATTTACCTGATCCATCCGCTCGTCATCCGCGGAATCGGTCGAACGGATCTCTTTGCTTACTTCGACTCTGCGAGCATGTTCGTTTGTGCGATGATCGTCACGCTTGCAGCTTCGATTTCTGTATCGTATGTCATCAGTCTATTGCCCTACGGTAACTATATCGTTCCGGTACCGAAACGAAGAGCGCCTGCTCCAAAAATCGTTGAGGCACAGACTTCTGCTTCATAA
- a CDS encoding dihydrofolate reductase family protein has product MRDIVYSFQVSLDGYIEDASGSIDFASPDAELHQYFNDYERAFDTHVYGRRLYEMMQYWETADQEDEPIIVEYAKTWQALEKIVFSRTLDAVEGKARLATTSLAEELQALKALPGKQIAIGGATLAAEAIELGLVDRYHVVIYPVLLGDGKRMFPVFDQSQALRLVETHVFKSGCIVLSYEKI; this is encoded by the coding sequence ATGCGTGACATCGTTTATTCCTTTCAAGTCTCACTTGACGGTTATATCGAGGATGCGTCAGGCAGCATCGATTTCGCTTCACCGGATGCGGAACTGCATCAATACTTCAACGATTATGAGAGAGCGTTCGATACCCATGTCTATGGACGTCGTTTGTATGAAATGATGCAGTACTGGGAGACAGCGGATCAAGAAGACGAGCCGATCATCGTTGAGTATGCTAAAACGTGGCAGGCGCTTGAGAAGATTGTCTTCTCGCGAACGCTCGACGCTGTCGAAGGAAAGGCACGTCTAGCGACCACGTCGCTTGCCGAGGAACTTCAAGCACTAAAAGCCCTACCTGGGAAGCAGATTGCGATCGGGGGGGCGACACTTGCTGCTGAAGCGATTGAGCTTGGACTCGTCGATCGCTATCATGTTGTGATCTATCCTGTTCTACTCGGAGATGGGAAACGAATGTTTCCAGTGTTTGATCAATCACAAGCGCTACGGTTAGTCGAGACACACGTCTTTAAATCGGGATGTATCGTGTTATCTTACGAAAAAATCTAG
- the sufB gene encoding Fe-S cluster assembly protein SufB, protein MAKNMPEIGDYKYGFHDRDISIFRSGRGLTTEVVETISKMKEEPQWMLDFRLKSLKIFNEQAMPAWGGDLSELNFDDITYYVKPSERAEKSWDEVPEEIKRTFDKLGIPEAEQKYLAGVSAQYESEVVYHNMKEDLEEIGVVFKDTDTALKENEDIFREYFGKLIPPTDNKFAALNTAVWSGGSFIYVPKGVKVDTPLQAYFRINSENMGQFERTLIIVDDEASVHYVEGCTAPVYTTNSLHSAVVEIFINKNAYCRYTTIQNWANNVYNLVTKRAICEAGATMEWVDGNIGSKLTMKYPAVILKGEGSRGMTLSIAIAGKGQHQDAGAKMIHLAPNTSSTIVSKSISKHGGKVTYRGIVHFGRKATGARSNIECDTLIMDNQSTSDTIPYNEILNDNISLEHEAKVSKVSEEQLFYLMSRGISQEEATEMIVMGFIEPFTKELPMEYAVEMNRLIKFEMEGSIG, encoded by the coding sequence ATGGCAAAGAACATGCCGGAAATTGGCGATTATAAATATGGTTTCCACGATCGCGATATCTCGATCTTCCGTTCTGGACGTGGCTTGACGACTGAAGTCGTCGAAACGATCTCGAAAATGAAGGAAGAACCACAATGGATGCTTGATTTCCGTTTGAAATCACTCAAGATCTTCAACGAACAAGCAATGCCAGCGTGGGGTGGCGATCTCTCAGAATTGAACTTCGACGATATCACGTACTACGTTAAGCCGTCTGAACGTGCAGAGAAATCGTGGGATGAAGTACCGGAAGAAATCAAACGTACGTTTGACAAACTCGGTATCCCAGAAGCAGAGCAAAAATACTTGGCAGGTGTCTCGGCTCAGTACGAGTCAGAGGTTGTCTATCACAACATGAAGGAAGACCTCGAAGAAATCGGTGTCGTCTTCAAAGATACAGATACAGCCTTAAAAGAGAACGAAGATATCTTCCGTGAGTACTTCGGAAAATTGATCCCGCCAACAGACAACAAGTTCGCAGCCTTGAACACAGCGGTCTGGTCAGGTGGATCGTTCATCTACGTACCAAAAGGCGTTAAAGTCGACACGCCGCTTCAAGCCTACTTCCGGATCAACTCGGAAAACATGGGTCAATTCGAGCGGACGTTGATCATCGTTGATGACGAAGCATCGGTTCATTACGTCGAAGGATGTACAGCACCGGTCTACACGACGAACTCGCTTCACTCAGCGGTCGTTGAGATCTTCATCAACAAGAACGCTTACTGCCGTTACACGACGATCCAAAACTGGGCGAACAACGTCTACAACCTCGTTACGAAACGTGCGATCTGTGAAGCTGGCGCAACGATGGAATGGGTCGATGGTAACATCGGTTCGAAACTGACGATGAAATACCCAGCCGTCATCCTCAAAGGTGAAGGTTCACGTGGTATGACATTGTCGATCGCAATCGCTGGTAAAGGCCAACACCAAGATGCGGGTGCGAAAATGATTCACTTAGCACCGAACACATCGTCGACGATCGTCTCGAAGTCGATCTCAAAACACGGTGGTAAAGTCACGTACCGCGGTATCGTTCACTTCGGACGTAAAGCGACAGGCGCACGTTCGAACATCGAATGTGATACGCTCATCATGGATAACCAATCGACATCGGATACGATTCCGTACAACGAAATCCTCAACGATAACATTTCGCTCGAGCACGAAGCGAAAGTCTCGAAGGTCTCGGAAGAACAATTGTTCTACCTCATGAGCCGCGGGATTTCACAAGAGGAAGCAACGGAAATGATCGTTATGGGCTTCATCGAGCCGTTCACAAAAGAACTTCCAATGGAATATGCGGTCGAAATGAACCGTCTCATCAAGTTCGAGATGGAAGGTTCAATCGGATAA
- the sufU gene encoding Fe-S cluster assembly sulfur transfer protein SufU, which translates to MDFNNLDHLYRQVIMDHYKTPRNRGAIEGGVTIDMNNPTCGDTIRLQLAIEDDVVRDAKFDGEGCSISMASASMMTQLVKGKTIEEALRLADIFSDMVQGKDYDDESFDLGDVEALSGVTKFPARIKCATLAWKALERGVEEGK; encoded by the coding sequence ATGGATTTTAACAATCTCGATCACTTGTATCGTCAAGTGATCATGGATCACTATAAAACTCCCCGAAATCGCGGTGCGATCGAGGGGGGCGTCACGATCGACATGAACAATCCGACGTGCGGCGACACGATTCGTCTCCAGCTCGCGATTGAAGACGATGTCGTCCGTGATGCGAAATTTGACGGGGAGGGCTGCTCGATCAGCATGGCGTCTGCTTCAATGATGACGCAACTCGTCAAAGGTAAGACTATCGAAGAAGCCTTACGACTCGCGGATATCTTTTCGGACATGGTCCAAGGAAAAGACTATGACGACGAATCGTTCGACCTCGGGGACGTCGAGGCACTCTCGGGTGTCACGAAATTCCCGGCACGCATCAAATGTGCGACACTTGCCTGGAAGGCGCTCGAACGCGGCGTAGAAGAAGGGAAGTAA